The following are encoded in a window of Arthrobacter woluwensis genomic DNA:
- a CDS encoding bile acid:sodium symporter family protein, with translation MPTDSTSLENPALAAEAKVARLAVTVFPLLVLAAGIAGFVAPGVFKPLAPSVPYLLGVIMFCMGLTLTPPDFASVARRPWAVLLGIVAHYVIMPGAGWAIAVLLHLPPELAVGVILVGCAPSGTASNVMAFLAKGDVALSVAVASVSTLIAPLVTPALTLLLAGSFLHIDAGGMVLDILKTVLLPVVAGLLARLFLRNAVARILPALPWASAVVISLIVAVVVAGSASQLVAAGGIVFLAVVLHNGFGLGLGYLAGKVGRLDGRARRALAFEVGMQNSGLAATLANAHFSPLAALPSAVFSVWHNISGAVVAAWLARKPLQD, from the coding sequence ATGCCCACGGACAGCACCTCTCTGGAGAATCCCGCCTTGGCCGCCGAAGCGAAGGTGGCCCGCCTGGCGGTGACGGTGTTCCCGCTCCTGGTCCTCGCGGCCGGCATCGCGGGCTTCGTGGCGCCCGGGGTCTTCAAGCCCCTGGCGCCGTCCGTGCCGTACCTGCTGGGCGTCATCATGTTCTGCATGGGCCTGACCCTCACGCCCCCGGATTTCGCCTCCGTGGCCCGTCGCCCGTGGGCGGTGCTGCTGGGAATCGTGGCGCACTACGTGATCATGCCGGGCGCGGGGTGGGCCATCGCCGTGCTGCTGCACCTGCCGCCCGAGCTGGCCGTCGGGGTCATCCTCGTGGGCTGCGCGCCGTCGGGCACCGCGTCGAACGTCATGGCGTTCCTGGCGAAGGGAGACGTCGCGCTGTCCGTGGCGGTCGCCTCGGTCTCGACCCTGATCGCACCCCTTGTCACCCCGGCCCTGACGCTCCTGCTGGCCGGCTCCTTCCTCCACATCGACGCCGGCGGCATGGTCCTCGACATCCTCAAGACGGTGCTGCTTCCGGTGGTCGCGGGGCTGCTCGCGCGGCTCTTCCTCCGGAACGCCGTGGCCCGGATCCTACCGGCCCTGCCGTGGGCCTCGGCCGTGGTGATCTCGCTGATCGTGGCCGTCGTGGTGGCGGGGAGCGCGTCCCAGCTCGTGGCGGCGGGCGGCATCGTCTTCCTGGCCGTCGTGCTGCACAACGGCTTCGGCCTGGGGCTGGGCTACCTGGCCGGCAAGGTCGGCCGACTGGACGGCCGGGCCCGGCGCGCCCTGGCGTTCGAGGTGGGCATGCAGAACTCCGGGCTGGCCGCCACCCTGGCCAACGCGCATTTCAGCCCGCTGGCGGCCCTGCCCTCGGCGGTGTTCTCGGTGTGGCACAACATCTCCGGCGCGGTCGTGGCGGCCTGGCTGGCCCGGAAACCGCTCCAGGACTGA
- a CDS encoding amino acid permease gives MSAVPLHESGVKESTPEPPQQGLRRSMDTRHLVMIGLGGVIGSGLFVSSGYTISQAGPLGAVIAYLIGAVVVYLVMACLSELAIAYPVSGAFHIYAARTMGPATGFTTAWLYWLTWAVAIGSEFTAAGVMMQRWFPDVPVWIFCLIFAAVLFTMNAISSRVFGESEFWFAMIKVAAVVGLIILGGAALIGFHPAAQGHYPHLFENFNTPGGLFPNGFTGVMVTVLAVLFAFSGSELIGVAAGETADPVRSVPRAMRTTVLRLVIFFIGAITVIAATIPYDKAGLDESPFVTVFSELGIPYAADIMNFVVITALLSAGNSGLYSCARMLFSLADEGHAPKAFAKLTKRGIPMIALLVSLVGGLASLVSSIVAPTTVYLVLISIAAFATVAVWMSIAASHFFHRRAFVRNGGDVRALPYRAPFFPLVPILAFTACFASMVGIAFDPTQVAALYIGVPFTVACYVFFHFRYGKGRKKRVGEQSPATETATDTEPEQVPAAV, from the coding sequence ATGAGCGCTGTCCCGCTCCACGAATCCGGCGTGAAGGAATCGACGCCCGAACCACCTCAGCAAGGGCTCCGGCGGTCCATGGACACCCGGCACCTGGTGATGATCGGGCTCGGCGGAGTGATCGGCTCCGGCCTCTTCGTCAGCTCCGGCTACACGATCTCCCAGGCCGGCCCGCTCGGCGCCGTGATCGCGTACCTGATCGGCGCCGTCGTCGTGTATCTCGTGATGGCCTGTCTGAGCGAGCTGGCCATCGCGTACCCGGTCTCCGGCGCCTTCCACATCTACGCCGCCCGCACCATGGGACCCGCCACCGGCTTCACCACCGCCTGGCTGTACTGGCTGACCTGGGCCGTGGCCATCGGCTCCGAGTTTACGGCGGCCGGCGTCATGATGCAGCGCTGGTTCCCGGACGTGCCGGTCTGGATCTTCTGCCTGATCTTCGCCGCCGTGCTGTTCACCATGAACGCCATCTCCTCCCGCGTCTTCGGCGAGAGCGAGTTCTGGTTCGCCATGATCAAGGTCGCCGCCGTCGTCGGCCTGATCATCCTGGGCGGCGCCGCGCTGATCGGCTTCCACCCGGCCGCGCAGGGCCACTACCCGCACCTCTTCGAGAACTTCAACACCCCCGGCGGCCTGTTCCCGAACGGCTTCACCGGCGTCATGGTCACCGTGCTCGCCGTGCTCTTCGCGTTCTCCGGCTCCGAGCTGATCGGCGTCGCCGCCGGTGAGACCGCCGACCCCGTCCGCAGCGTGCCCCGCGCCATGCGCACCACGGTGCTCCGTCTGGTCATCTTCTTCATCGGCGCGATCACCGTCATCGCGGCCACCATCCCCTACGACAAGGCCGGCCTCGACGAGAGCCCCTTCGTCACGGTGTTCTCCGAGCTCGGCATCCCGTACGCCGCGGACATCATGAACTTCGTGGTCATCACCGCGCTGCTCTCCGCCGGCAACAGCGGCCTGTACTCCTGCGCCCGCATGCTGTTCTCCCTGGCCGACGAGGGCCACGCCCCCAAGGCCTTCGCGAAGCTCACCAAGCGGGGCATCCCGATGATCGCGCTCCTGGTCAGCCTCGTGGGCGGTCTGGCGTCCCTGGTCAGCAGCATCGTCGCCCCGACCACGGTGTACCTGGTGCTCATCTCGATCGCCGCGTTCGCCACGGTGGCCGTGTGGATGTCCATCGCGGCGTCGCACTTCTTCCACCGCCGGGCCTTCGTCCGCAACGGCGGCGACGTGCGCGCCCTGCCGTACCGGGCGCCGTTCTTCCCGCTCGTGCCGATCCTGGCCTTCACGGCCTGCTTCGCCTCGATGGTGGGCATCGCCTTCGACCCCACCCAGGTCGCGGCCCTCTACATCGGCGTCCCGTTCACGGTGGCCTGCTATGTGTTCTTCCACTTCCGCTACGGCAAGGGCCGCAAGAAGCGCGTCGGCGAGCAGTCCCCGGCCACCGAGACCGCGACGGACACCGAGCCGGAGCAGGTCCCCGCGGCCGTCTGA
- a CDS encoding LysR family transcriptional regulator substrate-binding protein, whose product MDSLTFLYVPGVTPGKWIRRWEERMPQIALERRLVDDDAAATLALLDAGEADLAFVRVPAGTAATLREGRFAIPLYEEQQAVVAAKGHEIAAFEELALEDLEGETLLDNSREGLQALGGLEMALEVVASGAGLLVLPLPEVRHLNNPEVVARRLHDTAPSEIVLVWRQDADSDRIQEFVGIVRGRRADSGRQPSVNQEQQAQAARARKTRSAVAGAHGASKGKGGAQKGRSGGKPGPGKPGGGKGSGRGRGKPPSSGRKGR is encoded by the coding sequence GTGGATTCCCTGACCTTCCTGTACGTCCCGGGCGTCACGCCGGGGAAATGGATCCGCCGCTGGGAGGAGCGGATGCCGCAGATCGCGCTGGAGCGCCGCCTGGTGGACGACGACGCCGCAGCCACCCTGGCGCTGCTCGATGCCGGTGAGGCGGACCTCGCCTTCGTCCGCGTCCCCGCCGGGACCGCCGCGACGCTGCGTGAGGGCCGTTTCGCGATCCCGCTCTACGAGGAGCAGCAGGCCGTGGTGGCCGCCAAGGGCCACGAGATCGCGGCCTTCGAGGAGCTCGCCCTGGAGGACCTGGAGGGGGAGACCCTGCTCGACAACTCCCGTGAGGGACTGCAGGCGCTGGGCGGCCTGGAGATGGCGCTGGAGGTCGTGGCCAGTGGCGCCGGGCTCCTGGTCCTGCCGCTGCCCGAGGTGCGGCACCTGAACAATCCGGAGGTCGTGGCTCGCCGGCTGCACGACACCGCGCCGAGCGAGATCGTCCTCGTGTGGCGGCAGGACGCGGATTCGGACCGGATTCAGGAGTTTGTGGGGATCGTCCGCGGCCGTCGTGCGGATTCCGGCCGGCAGCCCTCGGTGAACCAGGAGCAGCAGGCCCAGGCGGCCAGGGCCCGGAAGACGCGCAGCGCCGTGGCCGGAGCTCATGGGGCGTCCAAGGGCAAGGGCGGCGCCCAGAAGGGGCGATCCGGCGGGAAGCCGGGCCCCGGGAAGCCGGGTGGCGGCAAGGGGTCCGGTCGCGGGCGCGGCAAGCCGCCGTCGTCGGGCCGTAAAGGGCGCTGA
- a CDS encoding VOC family protein codes for MRVKMCSIHVTDPAAAHAVYTEKFGFDTLMAIPEANLFIVQDASIPGGPGLLLEPSDNPIGEDYRSRVYEAGMPAIVFGVEDVAAEAERLAAAGLRVLGEPVVDPSGTYVDVDDSCGNLIRLHQD; via the coding sequence ATGCGAGTGAAGATGTGCAGTATCCATGTGACCGACCCCGCCGCGGCGCACGCCGTGTACACCGAGAAGTTCGGTTTCGACACCCTGATGGCGATCCCGGAAGCCAATCTCTTCATCGTCCAGGACGCCTCGATCCCGGGCGGACCGGGCCTGCTGCTCGAACCCAGTGACAACCCCATCGGCGAGGACTACCGCTCCCGTGTCTACGAAGCCGGGATGCCGGCGATCGTCTTCGGCGTCGAGGATGTCGCCGCCGAGGCCGAACGTCTCGCGGCTGCCGGACTGCGCGTGCTGGGCGAGCCCGTCGTGGACCCGTCCGGGACCTACGTGGACGTGGACGACTCCTGCGGCAACCTCATCCGCCTGCACCAGGACTGA
- a CDS encoding serine hydrolase domain-containing protein, producing MSTASTPAVHGTTAPGFERTRQAFVEGFDGRPDMGAALSVYRGGEKVVDLWGGVKDARTAEPWQEGTAAVIFSVTKGLASVLVARLVEQGLIDYDVPLAQYWPEFGARGKDRLTVRETLGHRGGLAAVRVPLTREQVLDWDFMTALLADQEPLWKPGAGYAYHSITHGWLSGELIRRVTGKTPGEHFAEVFGPVHPEGWLGLPAAEEHRVAHIGPSDGYLRGVQDRLSLPNPYAAHGPELGGALPATLVGEDTGANDPLFHRHEFPAAGGITTARALAAFWSATVHDDDERLLGDAALADALTVVSEGPLELDIPGPGEDRFAAGFQLPGVDQDLLTPAGFGHYGAGGQLGFAEPEHGIGFGYLSNWMEPDAGRATAVVRALREDLAEL from the coding sequence ATGAGCACAGCGTCCACCCCGGCCGTCCACGGCACCACCGCCCCCGGTTTCGAGCGCACGCGACAAGCGTTCGTGGAAGGATTCGACGGCCGTCCGGACATGGGCGCGGCCCTGTCCGTCTACCGCGGCGGCGAGAAAGTGGTCGACCTCTGGGGCGGTGTGAAGGACGCCCGCACGGCGGAGCCCTGGCAGGAGGGCACCGCCGCGGTCATCTTCTCGGTCACCAAGGGACTCGCCTCCGTGCTCGTGGCCCGGCTGGTGGAACAGGGACTCATCGATTACGACGTGCCTCTCGCGCAGTACTGGCCGGAGTTCGGGGCGCGGGGCAAGGACCGGCTCACGGTGCGGGAGACGCTCGGGCACCGCGGCGGTCTCGCGGCCGTCCGGGTCCCGCTCACGCGGGAGCAGGTGCTGGACTGGGACTTCATGACGGCCCTGCTGGCGGACCAGGAGCCCCTCTGGAAGCCCGGCGCCGGATACGCCTACCACTCGATCACCCACGGCTGGCTGAGCGGCGAGCTGATCCGCCGGGTCACGGGCAAGACCCCGGGCGAACACTTCGCCGAGGTCTTCGGTCCGGTGCACCCCGAGGGCTGGCTCGGCCTGCCGGCCGCGGAGGAGCACCGGGTGGCCCACATCGGCCCCTCCGATGGCTATCTGCGGGGCGTCCAGGACCGCCTGTCCCTGCCCAACCCGTACGCGGCTCATGGCCCGGAGCTGGGCGGCGCCCTGCCGGCGACCCTCGTGGGTGAGGACACCGGCGCCAACGACCCCCTCTTCCATCGCCACGAATTCCCCGCCGCGGGCGGCATCACCACGGCCCGCGCCCTGGCGGCCTTCTGGTCGGCCACCGTGCACGACGACGACGAGCGCCTCCTCGGCGACGCCGCCCTGGCCGATGCGCTCACCGTCGTGAGCGAAGGCCCGTTGGAGCTGGACATCCCCGGCCCCGGCGAGGACCGTTTCGCCGCGGGGTTCCAGCTGCCGGGCGTCGACCAGGACCTCCTCACCCCCGCGGGCTTCGGCCACTACGGCGCGGGCGGGCAGCTGGGCTTCGCCGAACCTGAGCACGGCATCGGCTTCGGCTACCTCAGCAACTGGATGGAGCCCGACGCCGGCCGCGCCACCGCCGTCGTCCGCGCGCTGCGGGAGGATCTCGCGGAGCTCTGA